The following coding sequences lie in one Capsicum annuum cultivar UCD-10X-F1 chromosome 5, UCD10Xv1.1, whole genome shotgun sequence genomic window:
- the LOC107872392 gene encoding tropinone reductase 2 — translation MAGRWNLEGRTALVTGGSRGIGFGIVEELASLGASVYTCSRNQKELNECLTQWRSKGFKVEASACDLSSRSEREEFMKTVANHFNGKLNILVNNAGIVIYKEAKDYTMEDYSVIMSINFEAAYHLSVLAHPFLKASERGNVVYISSISGASALPYEAVYGASKGAMDQLTRCLAFEWAKDNIRINGVAPGVIASSMVEMTIQDPKQKENLDKLIDRCALRRMGEPKELAAVVAFLCFPAASYVTGQIIYVDGGFMANGGF, via the exons ATGGCAGGAAGGTGGAATCTTGAAGGGCGCACTGCCCTTGTTACCGGTGGTTCCCGAGGCATTGG GTTTGGGATCGTAGAGGAATTAGCAAGTCTTGGAGCATCAGTTTACACATGTTCACGTAATCAAAAGGAACTTAATGAATGCTTGACTCAATGGagaagtaaaggttttaaagttgAAGCTTCTGCTTGTGATTTATCATCAAGATCTGAAAGAGAGGAGTTTATGAAGACTGTAGCTAATCATTTCAATGGAAAACTCAATATTTTG GTAAATAATGCTGGTATTGTCATATACAAGGAAGCTAAAGATTATACTATGGAAGATTACTCTGTCATTATGAGCATCAACTTTGAGGCTGCTTATCACTTGTCTGTACTTGCACATCCCTTTTTGAAGGCATCAGAAAGGGGAAATGTTGTCTATATTTCCTCTATTTCTGGGGCTTCTGCACTACCATATGAGGCTGTTTATGGTGCATCCAAAG GAGCGATGGATCAACTCACAAGATGCTTGGCGTTTGAATGGGCGAAGGACAACATTCGTATCAATGGCGTTGCACCGGGGGTTATTGCATCTTCTATGGTCGAAATGACTATT CAAGATCCAAAGCAAAAGGAGAACTTGGATAAGCTGATTGATAGATGTGCTCTGCGTCGAATGGGTGAGCCTAAAGAACTTGCAGCGGTGGTTGCATTCCTCTGTTTCCCCGCTGCTTCATATGTCACTGGCCAAATTATATATGTTGATGGTGGATTTATGGCTAATGGTGGCTTTTAA